A portion of the Bacteroides faecium genome contains these proteins:
- a CDS encoding acyltransferase family protein, with amino-acid sequence MAHVKKKRIEYIDYLRGLTVMWVVWYHAKHPDFVDYSFRIPLFYFISGIFFKLYDIPVFLKKKINQIVIPFIFFYLLYYLFYLFLNYCKYKDLYVINYAVIGDLFNPYVGTESFTINPPLWFLCGLINLQLLLYVFRKYISNVFCLLLIASIISLLGMFVIQDVPTYFMFGRCLRYFIYYVIGFVVGKTLLEYINERKHEILLLLLSVSVFLLGVFAKSFLAKEWELELFDMINIFSLIFIMIVLMKNMYKYKIMYIFKFFGMNSIIVLGFHEIIQTCIKIIINWNLGETTIFGGALETIMTLVLLYPCIIIMNKHIPMFVAKKEFCKI; translated from the coding sequence AACATCCTGATTTTGTGGATTATTCGTTTAGAATACCTCTATTCTATTTTATTTCTGGAATATTTTTTAAATTATATGATATTCCTGTGTTTTTGAAGAAAAAAATTAATCAAATAGTTATTCCTTTTATTTTTTTCTATCTATTATACTATCTTTTCTATTTATTTCTCAATTACTGTAAATATAAGGATTTATATGTAATAAATTATGCTGTCATTGGAGATCTTTTTAACCCTTATGTTGGAACGGAGAGTTTTACAATTAATCCGCCTTTATGGTTCTTGTGTGGTCTAATTAATTTACAGTTGTTATTGTATGTTTTTAGAAAATATATATCAAATGTTTTTTGTTTACTTTTAATAGCTTCAATAATTAGTTTATTAGGAATGTTTGTTATTCAGGATGTACCAACTTATTTTATGTTTGGTAGATGTTTGAGATATTTTATATATTATGTTATAGGATTTGTTGTTGGAAAAACATTGTTGGAATATATAAACGAAAGAAAGCATGAGATTTTGTTGTTATTACTTAGTGTCTCAGTTTTTTTACTAGGTGTTTTTGCTAAGTCTTTTTTGGCAAAAGAATGGGAGTTGGAATTATTTGATATGATTAATATTTTCTCGTTAATATTTATAATGATCGTACTGATGAAGAATATGTATAAGTATAAAATTATGTATATATTCAAATTTTTTGGGATGAATTCTATTATTGTTTTAGGATTTCATGAGATTATACAAACATGTATTAAAATTATAATTAATTGGAATTTAGGTGAAACAACTATTTTTGGGGGTGCTCTTGAAACAATTATGACTTTGGTTTTGCTTTATCCTTGCATTATTATAATGAATAAACATATCCCTATGTTTGTGGCTAAGAAAGAATTTTGTAAAATTTGA
- a CDS encoding glycosyltransferase: MRRKILFFIESLAGGGAEKVLVTLLKKLNLSNYDIQLVTLVDTGIYLNDIKNLDISYTSILGTGKGNFLQRIKYKINYKLMYNYLPPKYVYNIYLPKKSDVEVAFVEGYATKILSASSNKKALRVAWVHTDLMENAWPLQQRIYKNWEEEKKVYQIFNKVVCVSDSVKKVMISYYGLNNVVRIYNIVDSEIIKDRSLEKTNLSINKNVFNMISIGRLVPQKGYDRLIKICVMLRDELEVRFRLYLIGEGEECDNLQSLILKNKLGEYVTLLGFKKNPYIYLAQMDLFVCSSRCEGYSLAIAESMVLGIPVVSTDCSGPNELLAFGKYGLLCENTENGLYKALKQLMTNKNMLLKYKLLSQERGKMLNVDSLLRDVDNLFRKNVI; this comes from the coding sequence ATGAGAAGGAAAATATTATTTTTTATAGAATCTTTGGCAGGTGGAGGAGCAGAAAAAGTTTTAGTAACATTGCTAAAGAAATTAAACTTAAGTAATTATGATATACAATTAGTCACTTTAGTTGATACGGGTATATATTTAAATGATATAAAAAATTTAGATATATCGTATACTTCTATTTTGGGGACAGGAAAAGGGAATTTTCTTCAGAGAATAAAGTACAAAATTAATTATAAGCTTATGTATAATTACTTGCCTCCAAAATATGTTTATAACATTTATTTACCAAAGAAGAGTGATGTAGAAGTTGCATTTGTTGAGGGGTATGCAACGAAAATTTTATCTGCATCTTCAAATAAGAAAGCTTTGAGGGTTGCTTGGGTGCATACTGATTTGATGGAAAATGCGTGGCCTTTACAGCAGCGAATTTATAAGAACTGGGAAGAGGAAAAGAAAGTGTATCAAATATTTAATAAGGTTGTGTGTGTGTCGGATTCTGTTAAAAAAGTAATGATTTCATACTATGGCTTAAATAATGTGGTGCGTATATATAATATAGTTGATTCAGAGATTATAAAAGATAGATCTTTGGAGAAAACTAATTTGTCCATAAATAAAAATGTTTTTAATATGATTTCTATTGGAAGGCTAGTACCTCAGAAAGGATATGATCGTTTAATAAAAATTTGTGTAATGTTACGAGATGAATTGGAGGTTCGGTTTCGTTTATATTTAATAGGAGAAGGAGAAGAATGTGATAATTTGCAATCTCTAATTTTAAAAAATAAACTGGGAGAATACGTAACTTTATTAGGTTTTAAGAAAAATCCGTACATATATCTTGCTCAAATGGATCTTTTTGTATGTTCCTCTAGATGTGAAGGATACAGTTTAGCTATTGCTGAGAGCATGGTTTTAGGGATTCCTGTTGTCAGTACTGATTGTTCTGGTCCCAATGAATTGTTAGCTTTTGGAAAATATGGATTATTATGTGAGAATACAGAAAATGGACTGTATAAAGCCTTAAAACAATTAATGACTAATAAAAATATGCTTTTAAAGTACAAGTTATTGTCACAAGAACGAGGGAAAATGCTTAATGTGGATAGTTTATTGAGAGATGTGGATAATCTTTTTAGAAAGAATGTAATATAG
- a CDS encoding glycosyltransferase yields MNLRILIVIHYLEIGGAERSLLGLLNAINTQKCDVDLFIHQHTGEFMPLVPRNVHLLNENKRYASIEAPMRQVLKRGYCDIILARLLAKWRCRNYVKKNNLKDGSSIFQYVAEAVTPLLSSLHQYGEYDLAISFLTPHNIVLNKVKAKKKIAWIHTDYSTIQVNAVQELKIWRQYDYIASISEEVTTAFLKTFPSLADKIVLIENILSSVFVREQAELQNVMNEMKVEEGTVKLCSVGRFTYPKNFDNVPYICKKILEQGVAVKWFIVGYGGDESLIKQSIQKCGMEDYVILLGKQINPYPYIKTCDIYIQPSRYEGKAVTVREAQILCKPVVITNFPTAKSQIRDGIDGVIVPLDNDSAARGIVDFIKNISLQREFVNYMKTHDYGNESEVVKIYNLTEG; encoded by the coding sequence GTGAATTTGCGTATTTTAATAGTTATTCATTATTTAGAAATAGGTGGGGCGGAACGTAGTCTATTAGGATTATTGAATGCAATAAATACTCAAAAATGTGATGTGGATTTGTTTATTCATCAGCATACAGGAGAGTTTATGCCACTAGTTCCACGGAACGTTCATTTATTAAACGAAAATAAACGATATGCATCCATTGAAGCTCCAATGAGACAGGTCTTGAAGAGGGGATATTGTGATATTATTCTGGCTCGATTGTTGGCGAAGTGGAGGTGTAGAAACTATGTCAAGAAGAATAATTTAAAAGATGGTTCTTCTATTTTTCAGTATGTGGCAGAGGCTGTTACTCCTTTGTTATCATCTCTTCATCAATATGGAGAATATGATTTGGCGATAAGTTTTTTGACTCCTCATAATATTGTATTAAATAAAGTGAAAGCTAAAAAGAAAATAGCTTGGATTCATACAGATTATTCTACAATACAAGTGAATGCTGTTCAGGAACTGAAAATATGGAGACAATATGATTACATTGCATCTATATCAGAGGAGGTAACCACTGCTTTTTTGAAGACTTTTCCTTCCTTAGCAGATAAAATTGTATTGATTGAGAATATTCTTTCTTCTGTATTTGTTCGTGAACAAGCAGAATTGCAGAATGTTATGAATGAGATGAAGGTGGAAGAAGGGACAGTGAAGCTTTGTTCAGTGGGACGTTTCACTTATCCGAAGAATTTTGATAATGTTCCTTATATTTGTAAGAAAATATTAGAACAGGGTGTTGCGGTGAAGTGGTTTATTGTTGGATATGGGGGAGATGAATCATTGATTAAACAGTCTATTCAGAAGTGTGGTATGGAGGATTATGTAATTTTATTAGGAAAACAAATAAATCCTTATCCTTATATAAAAACATGTGATATATATATACAACCTTCCCGATATGAGGGGAAGGCAGTGACTGTGAGAGAGGCTCAAATTCTTTGCAAACCCGTAGTGATAACAAATTTTCCTACAGCAAAGAGTCAGATACGTGATGGGATAGATGGGGTAATTGTCCCATTAGATAATGATTCTGCTGCAAGGGGGATTGTGGATTTTATTAAGAATATTTCTTTGCAACGAGAGTTTGTTAATTATATGAAAACTCATGATTATGGTAACGAAAGCGAAGTTGTAAAAATTTACAATCTGACAGAAGGATGA